Proteins found in one Triticum urartu cultivar G1812 chromosome 4, Tu2.1, whole genome shotgun sequence genomic segment:
- the LOC125552846 gene encoding protein TIFY 11c-like, protein MGAEQQHQAAGDSRFAAAFGLLRQYMREQPGVVTVGLSPGVEAVAPEQRIRTMELFPQQAGTVRGSHERTGPERAPLTIFYGGRTFVFDDFPAEKARELMQLAGSFCAPPPAPDAEPACQKAPGQPCLSDLPVARKASLHRFLAKRKSRLTAADPYPAPLAAPGAGAAKETAGKAAPEDGGAPWLGVNPALQLN, encoded by the exons ATGGGAGCCGAGCAGCAGCACCAGGCCGCCGGGGACAGCAGGTTCGCCGCGGCGTTCGGCCTGCTGCGCCAGTACATGAGGGAGCAGCCTGGCGTGGTCACCGTGGGCCTCTCGCCGGGCGTCGAGGCGGTGGCGCCCGAGCAGCGGATCCGGACCATGGAGCTCTTCCCCCAGCAGGCCGGCACGGTCAGGGGCTCGCACGAGAG GACGGGGCCTGAGAGAGCGCCGCTCACCATCTTCTACGGCGGGAGGACGTTCGTGTTCGACGACTTCCCCGCCGAGAAGGCCAGGGAGCTCATGCAGCTCGCCGGCTCCTtctgcgcgccgccgcccgcccccGACGCCGAGCCCGCCTGCCAGAAAGCGCCGGGGCAGCCTTGCTTGTCAG ACCTGCCGGTCGCGAGGAAGGCGTCGCTCCACAGGTTCCTGGCGAAGAGGAAGAGCAGGCTCACCGCGGCAGATCCGTACCCGGCGCCGTTAGCGGCGCCGGGGGCCGGGGCGGCCAAGGAGACGGCCGGCAAGGCTGCGCCGGAGGACGGCGGCGCGCCGTGGCTCGGCGTCAACCCCGCGCTCCAGCTCAACTGA
- the LOC125554227 gene encoding protein TIFY 11a-like, producing the protein MPPMATTTATAAAADSAARRFASACGVLSQYVRASGVSAPGVLGAALQEPGSPADGAQQLTIFYGGRVVVLDGCTPARAAELVRFAAAAAAASQGAPVAQPPAPAFVDMPIARKASLQRFLSKRKGRSAGAAPAPAPEGPPYAHHEEEPAPPKKKGKTEASSWLALGSLGDMHAP; encoded by the coding sequence ATGCCGCCGATGGCGAccacgacggcgacggcggctgcGGCCGACTCCGCGGCGCGCCGCTTCGCCTCGGCCTGCGGCGTGCTCAGCCAGTACGTCAGGGCGTCCGGCGTCTCGGCGCCCGGCGTGCTGGGGGCCGCCCTCCAGGAGCCCGGCTCGCCGGCGGACGGGGCGCAGCAGCTGACCATCTTCTACGGGGGGAGGGTGGTGGTGCTCGACGGCTGCACGCCGGCCAGGGCCGCCGAGCTGGTCCGGTTCgccgccgcggcggcggcggcctcgcAGGGAGCGCCCGTCGCACAGCCGCCCGCGCCGGCGTTCGTCGACATGCCGATCGCGAGGAAGGCGTCGCTGCAGCGGTTCCTGTCGAAGCGCAAGGGCAGgtccgccggcgccgcccccgcccccgcccccgagGGTCCGCCGTACGCGCATCATGAGGAGGAGCCGGCGCCGCCAAAGAAGAAGGGCAAGACGGAGGCTTCTTCCTGGCTTGCCCTGGGTAGCTTAGGGGACATGCACGCGCCGTGA